From the genome of Mucispirillum schaedleri ASF457:
ATAACAAGCCATTTAACGAAAATATATGTGGCACTTTTATAAGTATGATTATGCAGGCACCAGCTTCATGTTTTGACAGTGTTTTTACAATAGGTACTCAGTTTAAAGATATATTAATATCTAATCATAAAGAATATTCTATAAATAGAGTATACACGATGCTTGAAAAAGTGGAGCTTCATAACCCGCAGGATATTTTAAATTCATATCCGTTTCAGCTTTCAGGTGGTATGCTTCAAAGGGTAATGATTGCAATAGCATTATCCCTTGACAGCAAAGTTATTATTGCAGATGAACCAACATCAGATTTAGATGTTGCAGGTCAGAAAGAAATTATTGATTTAATATTAAAACTTAAAAAAGAAAATAAATCTGTGCTTATGATAACACATAATCTTGCAGTTGCAAAAAGCTGTGCAGATAAAATTGCAGTTATGGAGCATGGCAGACTTGTAGATATTTTTAAAAAAGATGAGCTGCTTTTAGAAAACCGCCACAAATATACAAAAGAGCTGATTGCTGCAAATAACTGGCTTTATGCTAATAAGTGGAATATTGATTTAGGGGAAAATTATGCTGAAATGTGAGAATATTAGTAAAATATATAATGATAACAGCTGGTTTTCAAAAAAAGAAAGTATAAAAGTGCTTGAAAATATATCATTTCACTTAAAGCAGGGCAGAAGTATGGGATTTGCAGGCAGAAATGGAGCAGGCAAAAGCACACTTATGCGTATAATATTAGGGCTTGAAAAAGCAACAGAAGGCAGTGTTTTATTTATG
Proteins encoded in this window:
- a CDS encoding ATP-binding cassette domain-containing protein, which translates into the protein MCEKLISINKLSAGTKNYQILHNISFDINACEIVCLLGSSGSGKTMTALSILNMLPLNVTQTSGSILYNNKPFNENICGTFISMIMQAPASCFDSVFTIGTQFKDILISNHKEYSINRVYTMLEKVELHNPQDILNSYPFQLSGGMLQRVMIAIALSLDSKVIIADEPTSDLDVAGQKEIIDLILKLKKENKSVLMITHNLAVAKSCADKIAVMEHGRLVDIFKKDELLLENRHKYTKELIAANNWLYANKWNIDLGENYAEM